The sequence below is a genomic window from Ignavibacteria bacterium.
CTGCGTATCGGCTGATAAAATTTTATATCCTATGCCATAGCTGCCATTATTAGAACCGCTGCTTGAGCCGCTGCCATTTACTTCCTGGATATGAACAATTATATCAACTTTTCCTCCAATATTGGTCGCAGGTAATTGGAGTGTCGATTCATCAACGAAAAAACGAACAGTTCGAATGTTTGGCTTCCAGATGTCGACTAAGTTTAACAAACCGCCATCAGGTCTGATGGCATTTATTTCCAAAGATGTATTGCCAAGATAATACTCAATCAAATGAACGTGGTCGATTGCAATTGTTGAAATAGTTTCGCCCTGACTAACAACTTGACCAACCGTTCTGACAGGATTCGTATGATAGTAAGTTAAATCTTTATTCTTTCCATCAATCACAGTTCGTACACGAATGTAATTATCATAACCTGTCGGATCTGAAGTGTAAGCGACTGTAACTGTACCTGGCAGAACAGCTAATACTGGAGTTCCTGCCGGTGCGGGTATATCAACCCCATTATGATAGTGCCCAGATGTTGAGGTGCTCCGATATTCACAAAATGTACCGCTAATTGTACGGGATTGGTTTACAGGACTTAAAGGCCAGGGATACTTTGTTGTATCTTGTGCATGGAGGATTGCTGAATTAAAAATAATTGAAAGGATTATGAGTGTAAGCTGTTTCAATATTTTTTGTCGTTAATATTCTTTATTAGCTATTCATGGAGTTTAAAAATTCTTTATTATTTTTTGTTCCTCTCATTTTTCCGAGTAGGAATTCCATAGCTTCGACTGCGGAAAGATCGCTAATTATCTTGCGAAGAATCCAAATACGGTTCAATGTTTCTTCTTTGATTAAAAGTTCTTCGCGACGGGTTCCACTTCTATTAACGTCGATCGCAGGGAAAATTCTTCTATCACTTAAATTTCGATCCAGTACGATTTCAAGGTTTCCAGTTCCTTTGAATTCTTCAAATATAACTTCGTCCATTCTGCTGCCAGTGTCGATTAATGCAGTCGCAATAATCGTTAAACTGCCTCCTTCTTCGGTATTTCGCGCAGCGCCAAAAAATCTTTTTGGTTTGTGTAACGCATTTGCGTCAACACCGCCAGAGAGAATCTTACCGCTGTGCGGTATAACCGTATTGTGAGCTCGGGCTAATCGAGTAATGCTATCCAATAAAATTACTACATCATGACCAGATTCGACTAAACGCTTTGCTTTCTCGATCACAATTTCAGCAACTTGTACGTGACGTTCTGCAGGCTCATCAAAAGTTGAAGAAATAACTTCAGCTTGAACTGAACGTTTCATATCTGTTACTTCTTCCGGACGTTCGTCGATAAGCAGTACAATCATTTTAATTTCCGGATGATTACGTGTGATGGAGTTAGCTATTTTCTGCAGAAGAATTGTCTTACCAGACTTTGGCGGCGAAACAATTAATCCTCTTTGCCCTTTTCCGATTGGTGCAAGCAGATCGACTATTCGGGCTGAGTACTCACCAGGAGCGGTCTCAAGCTGGATTTTCTTTTCAGGATAGAGTGGAGTTAAATTATCAAAAAGCCGGCGGCCCATAATTTTTTCTGGTTCACCGTTATTTACTGATGTAACTTTCAACAGTGCAAAAAATCTTTCACCATTTTTTGGAGGACGAACCTCTCCGCTCACTGAATCCCCAGTTCTAAGATTAAATTTCTTAATTTGAGACGG
It includes:
- a CDS encoding transcription termination factor Rho, whose translation is MDIAELKSKKIVELNKIAEELEIDGFADLRKQDLIYKILETKAVKDGVSFSAGVLEVLPDGYGFLRSSDYNYLPSPDDIYVSPSQIKKFNLRTGDSVSGEVRPPKNGERFFALLKVTSVNNGEPEKIMGRRLFDNLTPLYPEKKIQLETAPGEYSARIVDLLAPIGKGQRGLIVSPPKSGKTILLQKIANSITRNHPEIKMIVLLIDERPEEVTDMKRSVQAEVISSTFDEPAERHVQVAEIVIEKAKRLVESGHDVVILLDSITRLARAHNTVIPHSGKILSGGVDANALHKPKRFFGAARNTEEGGSLTIIATALIDTGSRMDEVIFEEFKGTGNLEIVLDRNLSDRRIFPAIDVNRSGTRREELLIKEETLNRIWILRKIISDLSAVEAMEFLLGKMRGTKNNKEFLNSMNS